The Setaria italica strain Yugu1 chromosome VIII, Setaria_italica_v2.0, whole genome shotgun sequence genome includes the window gaggtcaccGTGTGCAACCCGTCCCGCGACACGAGGGGCATGCCAGCTAGTGGCGTTCGCGCGTGCGGTGCGTTGGGCGGCGTTGTCTCCAActacgcgccgccgctgctggcgCCCATGTCTGCGGGCGCTCTTCACCCGTACGCGTGTCGCGCGTTCGACGGCGTCGTCTCCAACGgcgcgccgccgttgccggcgCCCATGCCAGCCGGTGATGGCCTTCACGCGTGCGGCGCGCAGCGCGGCGCCGTGTCCAACGACGCGCCGCCCATGCCCGCGGGTGCTCTCCACGCGTGTCGTGCTTTGGTCCACGTTGTCTCTGACGACGCCCCGCCGTTGCGCGCGCACGCCCCGCCGTCGGCTCGGTCATTGCCAGCGTCCCGCACGTCTTCGGGCTCCCTGACACCGACGACATCGGAGACCTCGTCACCGGCGCCCGTCTGGCGACCCCTGGCTTGGCCTGTGCCGAAGAAGCAGCGGCGCCCACCGGTCAAGTGCCGCAAGCGGCCATGGTCGCTGGATTTCCCGCTGCACGCCGTGCCGGTGGCTCCTCCGGACAATCCCGGCGACAGCAATGGGAATGGTGATGCCAGGAACAGCTTCGACAATGCTGGTGGCGGTGgtatccgccgccgccgcccagtgCCACGTCAGAGGAACAGGCAGGCGCAGAGGGTGTGCAGCCATTGCCACTCCCCGGACACGCCGCAATGGCGCGCAGGCCCGGACGGGCCAGGCACGCTCTGCAACGCATGTGGCATCCGCTACGCGGCGAACAAATTGCTACCGGAGTATCGGCCATCAACTGCTCCTAGCTTCCGAAGCGACCAGCACTCCAATCGCCACAGGAAGGTTGTAAAGCTCAGGGAGCAGAAGGCGAAAGAGACCCTGAAAGCCATGCCCGATCCGGTGCCGGTGTCGCCAAAGAGTTCATGGATGCATGTAGATACACATCAGCAGGCTTGTGACATCCCCTCAATCTAATTGTAGGACACTACATAGGTTTCTTTGGTTTGGTTTCTTAGAGTTAGAGATGCTAGTGTACCAACTAGTGATGCATCCATCCATTCGGTGGATGTTCAAGTCATGCATGATTTTTGTATATTATTGGCTTCGATTTCTTCATTAGTTGGTTAAGGATTGGTTATGTAAATATCAAATGAAGTTAGTGGAATATTCCTGGTCATACGTGACCTCTTTAGGTGATTCGAGTGTATATTTACTTCTGCACTGTTTCGACTCCTGGGTGTGTTAATTGTACAGTAATATCAAAATATCGTTTAATGGCAAGCTAATGGAAGAGAGTTCGCATTAACTTTGTTTTCTCTTTTGAATGAGCGTTCACATTGACTTTGTTTTTCTCCAAAGATATTTTGCATTTAACTAATACTATCTCACTGTTATGGATGCCTGCTTTCCAAGTTCATCCTCTTGCAAAAAGTCTACCGACTTGATCCTCTGTTTGCAGAATGATCCTTAACTTTGTGCCTGGCTGTAAAATGTTTCATAACAGTAAGTTGCAAACATGTGTCCTTTTTTAAAGAAGATTACaggaaaaaattatatatccaTTCACAATCAGAGGACATTTCATTAATCGTGTTACAATTTGGAAAAGACACTTCTGGGAATTGATGCCGTCAAAGCCTGTAGAGAAGAATGTTTTTTTGCCCTGACGATCTAGTCATTTGCTTAAGTTTAACATTATAATATCTGATTGAGTGAAGTGTGTGAGGAAATTAGATCGATCAAAAAAAAGTTTGGCACTGGCCATCCATATGAGATTCAGTTGCAGTGAGCatcgaaaaaaaataagagaacCAACCTTGCCTCTATTTTGTGGTGAAAACACCACGGTTTTCTTTAACAATGCCAATCTTGAAGCAAGCTTCAGTTTCCTCTCCAAAAATCACTACTGCTACTCGAGGCTACCGTGGCAAAGGAACACCGCAGCCTTACAAAGCCTCCACCTAAGTTTAGTAAACATGAGAGCAAGGGTGGAGGGGCTCACCGGTTGGCCACTCATTTCGCTTTCGCCACCACCATGCAAGAGCCGTCACGAACCATGAGCCAAGACAACGACGGTGAAGctgccggcgtcgtcgtcaaCAGCCATGGTGATCATGAACACGACAATGGCACGATCAGAAGCAGGGCCGATGCCGAcacggaggaagacgaagagcgTGGTGGTGGCCAGGAGTCTTTCTTCCAGTGCCTCGACGGCCAGGAGCAGCCCTCCGGCATGGACGACGCAAGGGTCGAGTTTCcctccgacgacgaggacggcggcggcgacggtgacgaCGCCCGCTTCTCCTTCGCCACCGCCGTTGGCGACGGTGACCGCCTCCTCGAGGAGCAGTCTGAGCTGGACCTggacggggaggaagaggaggacacGTCCAGGTATGACTACGGCACGTGGATGGCGGCCGAGCCCATGTCCATccaggagcgccgccgccggctgctccaGGGGATGGGGCTCACCAGCAGCAGGGACCTCCTCCGCAGCCGCAACgcgagggcggcgcggctccCGCCGGACATCCCCCgctccgcgccgcggcggccgcaccTGCCACCTTCCGCAGCCGCGGACGACGCGCCGAGCACGGCGAGCCCTGCGCCGACGGCGGTGGGCCCTCCACGCCAACCCAGCGGCTCTGCCCTTTCCCGGTCCCGGTCCGACAGCCGCCTCGCcgtccgtggcggcggcgcgaggaagCCGCCGCCATCGCTCCGCCGCGTGTGCTCGCTGCCGCACTCCCTGCACTCCCCGTCTGTGAGCAGGGCTCTccgtgccgccgcccggcgTCCATTGCCATTAGCGGCGTCGTCGAAGGACGAAGGGATCGGCGATGCCGGTGACAAGAGCGGCGGCGTCCCGACCAAGGGCCAGGACAGCGGCAAGGAGTTCACGGCAAACGGCAAGCTCAACGGCGCCGCCCAGCGCAGTGTTCCGCTGAGCATGGACGAGTTCGAGCGGTTCGTCGGCTCCACGCCGTTCGTGAAGCAGTTCatccgccggagccggagccagcctgtgccggccggggcggccaaCAAGGGCGGCGAGAAGCCGGTGGCCGAGAAGAAGAGAACGCGCTGGCTCAAGAACATCAAGCTCGTCGCCTCAGCCGCCGGGCTCAGCAGGAACGAGAAGGACAAGGACGGTGACCAGGGCGGTGGCAGGTCGGCGAGGACGatgccaccggcggcggcggccatgtccAAGTCGGCGTCGGTCCACGCCGCCgtgtcgatgtcgccggcgACCACGGGGCCCGAGCGGCTCAAGGTGCACCACTACGGCAAGTCCAGCAAGGAGCTCACCGGGCTGTACATGCGGCAGGAGGTGCGCGCGCACGAGGGCTCGATTTGGAGCATCAAGTTCAGCCCCGACGGCCGGTTCCtcgccagcggcggcgaggaccaCGTCGTGCGCGTCTGGGAGGTCGTGGACGTGCACGCTGACGCCTCCACGGACCCCACGTCGGCGCGGGAGCTCTCGGCAGCGTCCCTGCCCCtgcacccgccgccgcaggcctccacggacgccggcggcaggccagcggcggcgccggggctggCGGCGCAGCTGTCGAGGAGGATgcggagggggaggagcggCAAGGACGTGCTCCTGGAGCACGTCGTCGTGCCGGAGTCCGCGTTCGCGCTCGCCGAGCGGCCGGCGTGCGCCTTCGAGGGTCACCAAGACGACGTACTCGACCTCTCGTGGTCCAAGTCCCAGGTTTGCATACATACCACCATGCCTTCCTTGCCATTCTTGCCGCGGTGGCGGGGAACGCGCGTAATGCTACCGTGCGCTCCGCCATTGTTGGTTGCAGCAGCTGCTGTCGTCGTCCATGGACAAGACGGTGCGGCTCTGGGACATGGACACCAAGACGTGCCTCAAGATGTTCCCGCACAACGACTACGGTGAGTTAAGAGATCCTTGTCCAATGGCATCTAAAACTCTTGCCACGTCTCGTGCAGTTGCTCTAGCCTGCACACTAGTCACATCATGACCTGTGCGCGCCGTGAACGCAGTTACGTGCGTCCAGTTCAACCCGGTGGACGACGGCTACTTCATCAGCGGCTCGCTGGACTGCAAGGTGCGCATCTGGAGCGTGCCGGACCGGCAGGTCGTCGACTGGAGCGACGTCAGCGACATGGTCACCGCGGCGTGCTACACCCCGGACGGTCAGGTGCGTTGCCAATGCATATGTAGACTCACTCTTGCACCAGACTACCAAGCAAGTTTCAAAAAGATCATGTCAGATTTAGTGGCCTAGTCACTGATACCTGATATATCGTTACCGGCTTTTCAAGGCTGCGATTATCGGGTCGCACAAGGGGTGCTGCCGATTCTACAAGACAACAGGTAAAGCAATTTTTTAGTCCAAAGtttgtttagatactaattaggagtattaaatatatgttaattataaaatcaattgcatagatggaagctaattcgcgagacgaatatattaaatctaattagtcaatgatttGACAGTATGATGTTAGTGTGCTaattatagattaattaggcttaatatattcgtctcacgaattgatctccatctgtgcaattggttttgtaattagtctatgtttaatacttctaattagtatctaaacattcgatgtgacagggactaaactttagtccatcaaaccaaacacccccttagctaTTGATTCAGTCCCGTGCTGATTATCATTTCCATGTCAGATTGCAAGCTTAACCAGGAGGCACAAATCGACATGAGCATATCGAAGAAGCGCCGGTCGCAGGCCAAAAAGATCACTGGATTCCAGGTACTACTTGTCCATGGCGACAATTATACCAAAGTCTTCTGTGCAAACCAATTGAGTGACTTGAGTTGAAGAGCTGATCGTGTACTTGCATTGGTTGTATATATAGTTCGCGCCGGGGAACCCGTCGGAGATACTGGTGACTTCGGCGGACTCGCAGATCCGGGTGTTCAACGGCATCACCGTGCTCCAGAAGTTCAAAGGTACGCGCCAACGGCGGCAAGCGCACGCCTCGCCCTTCCCTTCCACAGCACCAAGAACGTCATGCACAAGCTCCACAACCCAAAGGGAACCCGTGTTTCTTCCTCGCAGGGTTCAAGAACACCAGCAGCCAGATCTCGGCGTCCTACACCGCCGACGGCCGCTACGTGGTGTGCGCCAGCGAGGACTCCAACGTCTACGTGTGGCGCCGCGTCCccgtcggcagcggcggcggcggcggcggaggaggcggcggcggcgcggggggcggCATCGGCGTCAGGGCCAAGACGTGGCTCACCAGCCGGTCCTACGAGTACTTCTTCTGCAGGGACGTGTCCGTGGCCGTGCCGTGGCCAGGGTCGCCGTCGTTCCGGTGCGACGCGCAGGAGCCGCCGTCCTCCCGGAGCGGCGGCACGCCCAAGAAGCAGAGCTctgcgcgcggcgccggcgacgacgacgacgccggcggcgtcaGCGACGTGCAGCCGCGGCGGCACAAGTCCGGGCCGATGGGGTACCCCGGggggcagcagctgcagccggaGCTGTCGCGCCGGCAGTCGTCGGCGCGGTggcacggcggcgcggagggcggcAACGCGTGGGGGATGGTGGTCGTGACGGCGAGCCGTGGCGGGGAGATCAGGGTGTACCAGAACTTCGGCCTGCCCCTCGGCAACCTCTTCCACTAGCTAACCGGCGAGAGCAAACTGAATTCTCATTGACCCTTGCAGCTTCAGGAGGCCCAAAGACCAAAGGAATTTGCATTGGGTGATCCATTGGCTTTGCAGGTATGGATGCAACACGGCCATGGAGATGGAGTGACAGATTGAATTGTAGCATAGTTGGTTGCAGGTTCGGATTTGAAAGGATATGAAATCTTCGCCGGTGGTGCTGCCTCTGGGCTTTTCCTTGTGTTTTAGGCAGTGTAGAAAGGTTCCTTCATCTGGAGGAAACGAACTGATGTACAAGCTGATATACGGGAAGAATAGAACATGTACGAACCAGTACTATGATCAACAGATGCAAAGAGCTTTCTGTAAAAGCTAGTGGCTTCCCCTGCTTGTTCTACAATATGTTGTGGATGACAGTTGACAGGGGTGAGAGGTTCTTAACAAAGATATTTGCTATATGTAGGGCTCACTTAGAACTTCCTGCAGAATCCCTGTAGgccacaaaaatctaaaaaaaaaaaggatctgTGTTAGGGGAAGGGTTTAGGGTACGAAGTTGCTGAGATCGATCCGCCCAGTGATGGTGATGGGCAAGACGGCGAGTCGGTGCGGATATACTagcatagcatccaaaaaattcaCACTAAAAAATCAATTGAATTCAAAACTATTTTCATCAGAACCAAAAACCACCTTTTGCTCCTCCCCTCTTTATGGGCCCAAAGCCTGTCTTAGCCCAGCCCACGCcatactccctccctccctcccttctggCCTAAACTCCCTAGCGGGCTCAACTTTCTTATCTTTCCTATTCTCTTTCCCATGGTCCAACCCTTGTCTTCATATGCACAAGCGCATCCCATAAACATTTATAGCATCCATTTCTCATAAAAGTATATCTTTATTTAAAATTTTGTAGGATGGTAGGTGATATCATAACCAGCATGGTGAAACTTCTTAATAGATTTTTCAGCAACATTTGCAACGAGATATTGGGCACAATAGAAAGAAATATTGTGGCACTAGTAGGGTAAATGGGGATTTGAGCATTTTGAGCGCAAAtattgatgatttttttaagatAGGGTAGTTATATATCATTCTGCAAATTTTCAACTTAAAAGGTGATATTTCATGGAGAAATATGGATAGAGGAACAAAGTGACCCGATTATAGTAACTAGTAGGTTAGAGGTATTAAACAACAAAGTAAAGCTTCAGAGAATACGGGTTCTTTATAGAAATTTCAGCAATTTTGACTgagctactccctctgttctaaattatactttcctttccttttgtcctaagtcaagcTGGGTCGAAGTTGGATAAATTTGACTTTGGACAAATCTAAAAGTGAATTATAATTTAGAACTGAGGGAGTATATGCTAGCAATACAATGTTCTAAGTTATGTGTTTAATATGTAGTTTCTCAGTAATGTGTGtagtgcatatatatatatatatatatatatatatatatatatatatatatatatatatatatatatataagctaATCTGAAACtgcatattatatatatagtttctCAGAAATTTGCAATTACAAACCACTTGACCACATAACCAATCTGAGAGGACTCAAATTGAAAATAAAGGATCTTGAGTTTATCCTAAGATAAACTTTTCTAAGTTTGATCAAGTTAATAAAGAAGAGTATCGACATATATCATATGCATGAAGTAAATTATAAAAGGATATTTCACAATAGATCTAATTATATTATTTGATAtcctaaatttatttttatatgagCATGTTCAAATTTAGATTAGCCTAATTTAAGACAAACACATAATCCTTTATGTTTTAGGACGGATGGTGTGTAGTAAGTTAGAGGTATAATAAAATGATAAAAAACAGTGCTCTGGGGGAAAATAAGGGTTATTCATAGAAAATCTAGCATGTTCTGAATTAGCTAAAATGATAGCAATATGATGTTCTACGGTTCATGAAAATGTGCATTGCATAAGCCAAACTGAAACTGTATTTAATGTGTATGGTTTCCCAGTAATGTACAATTACAAACCACTCAAATTGAAAATAAAAGTGTAGAAAAATtaaaaggaggaaaaagaaacctCGCAGATGCTATTTTAAGCTACAATTCACTCTGGCACCCGCTGACCACAGCTCACTGCAAACTTATCTGTCACAATAGAAATATATTCTTGTGACTGCTCGCTGCATGGCACACTAACACGTATCTCTGACACGTCCCttctacacacacacacacacacacttaacGACCTACTTATCGTACAAGCCCGTACCATAATCCCACAATTAATAACTTATAATCCAGAGTAATTAAGCTCGCAGGTCCAGATCATATCACTGACGCTGCGCAGCTGGCTGGAAGCTCCCAGCAGCAGCTGGTCACTTTGTCGCAGTCGCCATGGCCGCGAACCTTGGCTCCTTGGGCCCGAACTTCTGCTTGATGTACACCTCCATGTAGTCGCCGAACACGAAGCTCGGGTAGTCGGCGGCGCCCTCGACGGCGTCTGGGGTCGCCGGAGCGATGTTCGCCAGGCGCGCCGGGTTGTAGAAGGAGGCGATGGAGCGGCGGTTGCCGTCGCGGGTCGCCAGGATGCGGTGCCACGCGCTCTTATACCGCCCGTTGCTCAGGACCTGTTGGTTGTCATCACAGCAAAATGATTCCTTGGTTAGTCTTGTAGAGCTTGTAATAAGCTGTCAAAATTCAAAAATCAAACAAAATTAACAGTTTCACATGCTGATTTTGATAAGGAATTGAAGGATCCTGTCAAGCTCAGAAGAGCACCAAATCTTGGGATGATTCCTTTAATTTGACTGATATTTTTAAGGATCAGCAGGCTCTCGTGGGCGCTAAGCATTAGCCGTCATTAAGCAAGCACTTAGAGGCCATAATTCAACTGCTCGCCACTAATCAAGTGCGATCTAATCAACGCGAGCTCCACAACAAGTCCACCGTCCCATTCAACGGCAATATAATACTGGAAGAATATATCCTCTCTCACCTCGATCTGGTCGCCGGTGTTGATGACGATGGCGTTCTCGAGGGGCTGGACGTCGACCCAGCGGCCGTCGGCGAGCTTCACCTGCAGGCCGCTGAAGCGGTCGTCCTGGAACAGCAGGATGAGGCCGCCGGCGTCGGTGTGCGCGCGCAGGCCGTCGACGAGGTCTGGCCGTTGGCACGGCGGGTAGTGGCTGACCTTGGTGCCGTAGAAGGCCTCGAAGTCGCCGTCGTTGGAGAAGGCCTTCTTGATGTGCCCCTCCTCCAGCcccagcagctcctccatcaCCCCCAGCATCTTCTCCGCCAGCTTCTTCAGCTCCTTGCGGTACTCCATCATCGTCTCCCTGCGTCAACGGGAATAGCTTAAGCTGATGAGAAAAGGAGGACAATATACTTCGACACACCCGAACAATTGCACAAAAGGGTCATGTCACTCACTTGAAGGCAGGAGGGTTGGAAGGCCATGGCAGGTCGTCATGGAGGGTGAAGACGTCCTCCCAATCCATGTTCTCGATCTTCTTTGGTGCGAGTCCCTCGCCTTCCTTCTCCACAAGCTCGGCGAGGGCCTTCACCGCAGGGTTGGACTCCTTGAAGCCCTGTTCCCGCAGCTTGTAGCAGTCGCTGCACACCTTCTTGACCCTCTCCAGCAGCTCGTCAGGGATGCCAGTGTTCACCAGCTGGAAGAACCCCACGTCCTCGAACCCGGTGGCAATGGCCGCCATGGTCTCAGCCCTCTCAGGACCATTCAGCTTGGAGAAGTCAATCACCGGGATCGCCATCTCGCTACAAATGACACTTGGAGTGCTTGGTCCTTAGGAGAATTGGCTATTGATCGATCAATGGCAAGAGCTTCGAGAGTgcggaaggcgaagaagaagaagaactagAAGGAGAAGAGGTGGGGTGGAAGTTGGATGGTGTTGGGGTTCTGTGTAGCCCTGACCCTTTTATAGCTGAACAAGTTAGGTGTCAAATGTTTGTTTATTGCGGAAAGCTCCACCAATCAATCAGGGGCCGGGGTGATTCGGGAGTTTGAATTGGTTTACAAGGCAACAAAAAGCATAATTCTGGCCGGTGTTTACTTTGGTTCTCGTGATgcgattttttttttaagttcgATTATCTGCTACCGATGGCGATTTCAGGTTAATGGGAATAAAGAACGTTCATAGAGTCAATGTAATGAGAACGCTCAGCGCGTGCAACTGCACGTCTACGGTAGCTTCAACGATATAGGAGGAGAGGGGGTGCGTAGCTCGAGGTGTTAGGACGGTTAGCTCGTGCTAACCAACTTAGTTCATCATTTGTTGCTAATTATAGTCCATTTTCCCAGCTTGTAGTACACATTAGATTTTCATAATAACCTTGATATGCACCAACCGACTCGTCGAAAAGCATGTGATCTCATGTACTAGTGTCAAGAAGAAGATCCGCGTTACAAAATTTAGGGCTTGTTCGGAACGAAGGAATGACGTAGGATCAACTTCCGAGCGGCgccttattattattattattattaagtTACAATTGTTTTATACTCTTCGGGAAAGATGCATTGTTAGGTGTAGTTGCATATAGAAACCGGGCTGGGGTTTGCGACCTGGCACCCAAACAAGAGGGTGGTGCTCGCTGCTCGGTTTCAGGGGGCGGCACGTCTTTGCATTGCCCCATGTGACGGCAGCTGCGATCGCAACCACCGCAGGATAATAATAATCTAGCCCTGATCTCTTATCGCTGCCGCCACGGCCTGGATCATGGGAGTTGACCTTGCAGCTAGCCTATCGATGATCCAGCAGACTCCAGACAGGTTTCATTTGGCTTCCAAGTCCTCCTACGCGTAGCAGCAGACACGGCGCCTCCCGTTTCAGTTCATTCCTTGGCCGTGTTGGGATCACTGTCTTTTGGTAACTGCACGCATCCAGGCCTGGCCACGCACCTTGTCCTGTGATTAGTCCGTGTTCTTACGCTTACTTTCCCGTTATCCAGGCGACTTTGCAGCTGACGCATTGACACCTGCAACTGTTCATTGTAAAATCACCTCAACCACGCCAAGTAGAGTCGGATGATGGGCCTTTTTTCTGTTGTTGTTGCTCAGAgttatttttctgaattttccttATACttgttttaattttatttttctgcaGACCGGAACCGAGGCTGATCGCATTTGAGACTTCAGGTCGCCACATCACAACACATGCATCTGGAACTGAGGCAGAACGCATTTGAGACTCCAGGTCGCCACGTCACAGCACATGCATCTGAAAGAGATGCGTTTCTTGGTAATGCTGATTTTTTTTGGTCGAGTTTTGGGTGATCA containing:
- the LOC111258304 gene encoding WD repeat-containing protein 44-like, coding for MSQDNDGEAAGVVVNSHGDHEHDNGTIRSRADADTEEDEERGGGQESFFQCLDGQEQPSGMDDARVEFPSDDEDGGGDGDDARFSFATAVGDGDRLLEEQSELDLDGEEEEDTSRYDYGTWMAAEPMSIQERRRRLLQGMGLTSSRDLLRSRNARAARLPPDIPRSAPRRPHLPPSAAADDAPSTASPAPTAVGPPRQPSGSALSRSRSDSRLAVRGGGARKPPPSLRRVCSLPHSLHSPSVSRALRAAARRPLPLAASSKDEGIGDAGDKSGGVPTKGQDSGKEFTANGKLNGAAQRSVPLSMDEFERFVGSTPFVKQFIRRSRSQPVPAGAANKGGEKPVAEKKRTRWLKNIKLVASAAGLSRNEKDKDGDQGGGRSARTMPPAAAAMSKSASVHAAVSMSPATTGPERLKVHHYGKSSKELTGLYMRQEVRAHEGSIWSIKFSPDGRFLASGGEDHVVRVWEVVDVHADASTDPTSARELSAASLPLHPPPQASTDAGGRPAAAPGLAAQLSRRMRRGRSGKDVLLEHVVVPESAFALAERPACAFEGHQDDVLDLSWSKSQQLLSSSMDKTVRLWDMDTKTCLKMFPHNDYGELRDPFTCVQFNPVDDGYFISGSLDCKVRIWSVPDRQVVDWSDVSDMVTAACYTPDGQAQIDMSISKKRRSQAKKITGFQFAPGNPSEILVTSADSQIRVFNGITVLQKFKGFKNTSSQISASYTADGRYVVCASEDSNVYVWRRVPVGSGGGGGGGGGGGAGGGIGVRAKTWLTSRSYEYFFCRDVSVAVPWPGSPSFRCDAQEPPSSRSGGTPKKQSSARGAGDDDDAGGVSDVQPRRHKSGPMGYPGGQQLQPELSRRQSSARWHGGAEGGNAWGMVVVTASRGGEIRVYQNFGLPLGNLFH
- the LOC101766733 gene encoding 1-aminocyclopropane-1-carboxylate oxidase; protein product: MAIPVIDFSKLNGPERAETMAAIATGFEDVGFFQLVNTGIPDELLERVKKVCSDCYKLREQGFKESNPAVKALAELVEKEGEGLAPKKIENMDWEDVFTLHDDLPWPSNPPAFKETMMEYRKELKKLAEKMLGVMEELLGLEEGHIKKAFSNDGDFEAFYGTKVSHYPPCQRPDLVDGLRAHTDAGGLILLFQDDRFSGLQVKLADGRWVDVQPLENAIVINTGDQIEVLSNGRYKSAWHRILATRDGNRRSIASFYNPARLANIAPATPDAVEGAADYPSFVFGDYMEVYIKQKFGPKEPRFAAMATATK